A stretch of the Chloroflexota bacterium genome encodes the following:
- a CDS encoding DUF2334 domain-containing protein: MLVVSVHDVAPSTLEQVTWLLERLDVLDVRPRVLDVIPCRGGHEDVRSDDRLVNLLQAEAAAGSEIVMHGYAHLARDRTRGDPLTVLRARWFAARTAEFASLDRSEMARRLAAGRAALADIGLTVDGFCAPAWLSTQELPALLRDAGFGYLATFTGLLELERNRRLFVPSAGYVGSDRVTEALTRLGSAIGETWAGLTHGGHPRHRRLFLHPSSASTSPDCARVLRRIGELRRTHVPATNARLLDA; the protein is encoded by the coding sequence ATGCTGGTGGTCTCGGTCCACGATGTCGCGCCATCGACGCTGGAGCAGGTCACGTGGCTACTCGAGCGGTTGGACGTGCTTGACGTTCGGCCCAGGGTCCTGGACGTGATTCCCTGTCGCGGTGGTCACGAGGACGTGCGCTCGGACGATCGCCTGGTGAACCTGCTGCAAGCCGAGGCGGCCGCGGGCAGCGAGATCGTGATGCACGGCTACGCTCACCTGGCGCGCGACAGGACGCGGGGCGATCCATTGACGGTCCTGCGCGCACGATGGTTCGCCGCCAGAACCGCCGAGTTCGCCTCGCTCGATCGCTCCGAGATGGCGCGACGCCTGGCCGCCGGACGGGCCGCGCTGGCGGACATCGGGCTGACGGTGGACGGGTTCTGTGCGCCGGCCTGGCTGTCCACGCAAGAGTTGCCGGCGCTATTGCGCGATGCCGGGTTCGGCTACCTGGCGACGTTCACCGGCCTCTTGGAACTGGAGCGCAATCGACGCCTGTTCGTGCCCTCCGCCGGCTACGTCGGGTCGGACCGCGTCACCGAGGCCCTGACCCGCCTTGGAAGCGCCATCGGCGAGACATGGGCCGGGTTGACGCACGGCGGCCACCCGCGGCATCGGCGACTATTCCTGCACCCGAGTTCAGCCTCGACGTCGCCGGATTGCGCACGGGTGCTGCGCCGCATTGGCGAACTTCGACGGACCCACGTGCCCGCCACCAACGCGAGACTGCTCGATGCCTGA
- a CDS encoding glycosyltransferase, whose protein sequence is MPEPDVSVIIPARNEEELIGNALRSVADQHWVPARLEVIVVENGSSDRTDLVVTDVAAALAPATIRLVRLPSPGVAAAKNAGAAVAAGRILVFMDADSRMSVGLLDAVIRHVAAGERSASIRITADSDDLIDRGFFGLLEFGKRLFRIRANMFACERALFSELGGFDEELNHAEDVEFLRRAASTGVRIGHIHEAWIATSPRRLRQGRWRSGTLRVFGRWALGHVGIGRRWPY, encoded by the coding sequence ATGCCTGAGCCCGACGTCAGCGTCATCATCCCCGCGCGCAACGAGGAGGAGCTCATCGGCAATGCCCTGCGATCGGTAGCCGATCAGCACTGGGTCCCCGCCCGCCTGGAGGTGATCGTGGTCGAGAACGGTTCGTCCGACCGAACCGACCTGGTCGTGACCGATGTGGCCGCCGCGCTGGCGCCCGCAACCATTCGCCTGGTGCGCCTGCCGAGCCCCGGAGTTGCGGCGGCCAAGAACGCCGGCGCCGCCGTGGCCGCCGGCCGCATCCTGGTGTTCATGGACGCCGACTCGCGAATGTCGGTTGGGCTGCTGGATGCCGTCATCCGACACGTGGCGGCCGGTGAGCGCAGCGCGTCCATCCGCATCACCGCGGACTCGGATGACCTCATAGACCGTGGCTTCTTCGGACTCCTGGAGTTCGGCAAGCGCCTGTTCAGGATCAGGGCCAACATGTTCGCCTGCGAACGCGCGCTGTTCAGTGAGCTGGGAGGCTTCGACGAGGAACTCAACCACGCGGAGGACGTCGAGTTCCTGCGCAGGGCGGCGAGTACCGGCGTGCGGATCGGCCACATTCACGAGGCATGGATTGCGACGTCGCCACGGCGCCTGCGCCAGGGACGGTGGCGGTCCGGGACGTTGCGCGTGTTCGGTCGCTGGGCGCTGGGCCACGTCGGTATTGGCCGGCGCTGGCCCTACTGA
- the trxA gene encoding thioredoxin, with the protein MANEHGAAEDRPASVLVCKACGRKNRIRPSERGTPHCGACDAPLPWLVNATDATFDIEARASVPVLVDLWAPWCGPCRFVGPILEELSREYAGKLKVVKVNVDDNAQLAARFDARSIPTLLVVSGGRVVDRIVGALPKSDLTVRLTPHLLRRG; encoded by the coding sequence ATGGCGAACGAACATGGGGCCGCTGAGGATCGGCCCGCATCGGTGCTGGTATGCAAGGCCTGCGGCCGCAAGAACCGGATCCGACCCAGCGAGCGAGGGACGCCGCACTGCGGCGCCTGCGACGCACCGCTGCCGTGGCTGGTCAACGCCACCGATGCGACCTTCGACATCGAGGCGCGCGCATCGGTCCCGGTGCTGGTGGACCTGTGGGCGCCGTGGTGCGGACCGTGCCGCTTCGTCGGCCCGATCCTGGAGGAGCTGAGCCGCGAGTACGCCGGCAAACTGAAGGTTGTCAAGGTCAACGTTGACGACAACGCGCAGCTGGCCGCGCGCTTCGACGCGCGCAGCATCCCCACCCTGCTGGTCGTCAGCGGCGGGCGGGTCGTCGATCGCATCGTGGGCGCCCTGCCCAAGAGCGACCTGACCGTGCGCCTGACGCCGCACCTGCTGCGCCGCGGGTAG